CACCCAGCTGTTTAGGGTGGCACACTCTCCGCCAAGATACCGCGCACTTCCCGCCACTAACGGCATCAGAACCAGCCCAAAAGAACGCACGACAGCCCTGATCCACATTCTCGATCGCCCACTTCGGCGCCTCCGCCACAATTAGGTGATGCGTGGGACGCACCCTCATTACTTGTTGCACAAGAATCAGCCTTCCCGGACGTGTAACTAGGCCTCTTTGCCATCCTGGCAAGATTTTGAGCGCTCCATCCACCATACATTGCCATTCAGAACGCGTCAATTGTTTGATCCCAAGCTGTAGACCCAGATATTTACACGGGAAGTGATCAATCTTCCACGGTAGCGCGCTTCTGACCACCTCCTCGTCCTGTTCCTCTCCCCGGATCAGAATTGCTGAAGACTTGGCAAAATTAACATGCAATCCCGAGGCCTTTCCAAAGATCATGAGTACTTCCTTGACAAAAGCAATATCTGTCCGAGAAGGTCTAATGAATAGTACCACGTCATCTGCGTATAGCGATAACCTCTGGAAGGGCTTGCAACCATTCAAATTCTCCAAAACTCTGAGCTCATGCGCCTTGATTATGATCTCCGTGAGGGTCTCCATAGCAATAACGAAAAGCAGCGGAGAGATCGAGTCTCCCTGTCTAAGGCCACAAGCATGCATGAATTTGTCAGTCAGACACCCATTCACCACGATCCTCGAGTTGGCGGTAGTGAGCATGGTTGCCAACCAATCAAGCCATCTCTCCGGGAATCCCTTAGCACGAAGCACCACAAAGAGAAAGGGCCAAGATAGGGAATCAAAAGCTCGAGCGATATCCAACTTGAGTAGAACACCCTTAGCTTTCCTTTGATGCAATCTTCTTGCCATTTGCCTGACTAGCAAAAAGTTGTCATGGAGGTTCCTACCATGAATGAAAGCAGACTGGTTAATGCTCACTAGCTCTCCCATCCGCGGGCACACCCTGCTAGCCATCAATTTTGAGGCCAACTTAGGAAAGCAATGCACCAAGCTGATATTAGGTCTGAAGTCATTAATACAACATGCTTCCGGGCTTTTTGGAATGAGAGTGATATATTATTAACTACTCTAAAACTTGCCGTTGAGAACCCCAGCAAATCCGCCGCGAGTTAAAAAAAAAAAACCCCGCGGCCCACGACCCGATCTCGCCACCCAAGATCTTCCGGTCTACCTCGCCCCTGCTCCTCCCCTGCTGCTCGGTCAACTCGCCGCCGCCCCTCTtcgacctcgccgccgccagAGGTAGCACGACGTCACCGCCGTGAAAGGTAGCACCTCCacccttattccccctccccgcTCCGCCCTCCTCATCCCCTCCTTcacctccttctccctcctcccttcCTTCCCCTAACCCCCTCCCCCCATCCTTCCTGCCTCGTCCCTCGTCCGTCCTGTCGTGACGAACCCTAGCTTGTGAATTGTTTTATCTTGTACAGAGAGCTTTTTATGGCTAACTAGATTATGAGTATTTTGTTTTGTGAACTGCTTTATCTTCTGTACAGAGAGCCTAATTCGTTGCATAATTTTCTTTACATCTCAATTAAATGCATGAAGGTTGCCATTGCTATTAATTTGTATTCCTCATTCCCTTCTGATTATGTTGTTTAGGTGGTAAGAACGAGCGCAGTAGATGTTTCTCTTTCATATGTTGTAGCTATTGTGCTCAGATCTAATTTTGTTGATTTCTTGTCATACTGAAAAAAATTGTGTCTGATAAGttttatttgtttttattttttatatggaTGACAAAAGCAGGCACAGTTGACACCAATCCAATCGTGTTGCAAATTCCCTTGGCCAGGGCGTCAGTCGAGGGCACACACACTCCGCAAGTGCCACTCTGAACTGAATTTCCTCTGCTGAACCGCAAGCAGTGACAGCGCTGGCGACTGAGGGGAGGAGGGGCTGCTGACAGCGGGATCGAGCGATGGCAGGTGAGCCCGCGCCTGCCGCGCCCAATGGTGTCCTTCCACGGGTCTCCCCACCTAACCGGAGGAGCCGTCTGCCCTTGCAGCTGTccggcggcaggcggcggcgaaGCGGGGCGGAGGTGGCGCGGCCGGAAAGAGCGCATGGCTGGCGGCTGACGGGAGCAAGAGGTGGGGGGAGAAGTTCTTCCTGCTATACACGCCCTTCTGGCTCACGCTCTGCCTCGGTGTCGTCGTCCCCTTCAAGCTCTACGAGGTATTAGTACTAGCCGCCGTCACCTGTTGGTGGATCTATCTCATCTTGGGAGCATTTTGGTGGATCCTAAAAGGAATATGGGATCCTAAGAGAAAGATTTGATCTTGGTAATTTGTTTTGTGCCGATTGGATTTACATTTTTCTTCCTCTTAATCATTCTTGTATTTTTTGTTACGATGTGCAGAGTTTTACGGAGCTGGAATATTTGGTTCTTGGATTGGTGTCAACCGTGCCTGCTTTTGTCATCCCTCTGCTCTTCGTAGGAAAGGTAATTTGGCACGCTCTTCCTACTCTCTCGTCAGATCAAGTTCGGAAGATCTGTTCAATGTGATATTCAGTCTTCAGAGGGTGCTCAATGGTCATGACCACTCTTCGTAGCAAAAAAGGGCAGTATTTGCACAGCAGTATTACTGTTTCACCAAATTCAGGTGTCTGCCGTTAAGTGAGAATCGAGAAACATTATATGCATAAACATAGACATTAACATTTCGTTGCAATTAAGATGACAACCAGAGTTGAGAAATCATTTGATGTTGAGAATCTACTAGCATTTTGGTGTTTTGGATCAGCGGGCAATTCATGTTTCCAACCACAGCAGCAGTTTCTCTGGCCTACACAAAGGAATCCATCAGTGCTGCAGTAAACGAAAAATTAAAAACGAGAGTAAGGGCAGGTATGCAAATATTAAATTCTGAGCGAACACATGACAAAAACTATAAAAGTGGGGAAAGAAATGGAAGAGCAGGGATGGGAGGAGAGGGTTGCCTCAGCAAGTCAGCTTCTCCATAAGGATGGGCTCCTCTCTCTTGCAGCTCTCTTATTTGAGCTTCAGTTTTGCATTTCATCTTTTCCCTTTTGATTTGTCTTCCTATTTTCGATCCTAAACTATATCTTCTTTTATTTGGTCCATAAAGGATAAAATTTGTGTTACTCTTGTATACTGGTGTCATATATTTGAAAGTTAACTTCATTTTTTTTTCCATTTCAGGCAGATAGTATTAGAAGTTTAAAAGATCGTTACTGGGTCAAGGTATGTATTTTCAGTGTGGATTTTTGTAAGCCAATTTGAGTTCCAGAAATGGACAGTCCTGGAAAATCCCACAGTTGTATGTAGTATGATTCTGATATATGGATTTGATTCAGGATTATATTTTTCACTACAATTATACCTTACTCAGATCTAACTTGGACCCACAGAAGTTTAGAAGTGGTTTTATAACAGTTGATTTATCAAATGTTTACCATATTTTTGTCAAGTGACACTCATGAAAGCTTTTGTACGCACATGAAAGCTTTTGTAATATAAACTCAGCAAATTACCCTGTCTGAACAAACACTAGTGATATATATTCTTCAGTTACGACAGTACTTGCTTTGTTGCTAAACTACTAATACAGGTATAATGAGTAGTACTTCTCATTGTCTATGGGCTTAGTTTTATTTGGTAATGCATTTTCTCATATTATCTCTTTGGAACTGTTTGCTAAATTCACGATACATCTTTCAATTGCAGGCTAATGTTTGGATTATAATtttcagttatgtcggcaactaCTTTTGGACACATTACTTTTTCACAGTTCTTGGCGCATCCTATACTTTTCCTTCATGGAGGATGAATAATGTAAGATCTTCACACAAGGGATGGATGGGTGGAGAAATTTCACCGAGTGCTACACATGTCCTTTTTACTTACTAAACTTATAAAATCTTTTTGTGGAATACTAAACTTATAAAATCAATCAATGGCTCAATGCTAAGGAAACTAGGAAATTGTCTCATTTCATTGCTTTGTTCCCACTTCATATATTCCCTTCCATCAATTCTCTTCTGCAAATTAGGGGTTAATAGCAGGGTTGATGTTTGTGCATATTAGTTGAGTACCATACGCTGACGGTATCATTCATCAATTCAGATTATATATTTATTTTTTAATGTCAATTTAAAACTTTGTTTGGTTGCTACATAGTTTCCGTCATGTTATGTACATTATTGACACAAACCAGATACATATCTGTTGCAATTCTGTTTGTAGTTCATCTGTGGGACAGTAACTAGTTATTCAAATGTGCTACACTAATTCTACTTATTTGTTTGCAATGCTTAATGATTTTCTTTCTAAATGTTTCAGGTACCCCATACAACATTTCTCCTAACTCATGCCTGCTTCTTGTTTTATCACATGGCATCGAATATGACACTTCGTAGATTACGTCATTCTACAGCTCACCTGCCACAGTCTATTCGGTGGTTGTTTGAAGCGGCATGGATTTTAGCACTCTCATACTTCATTGCATACTTGGAGACCCTAGCCATTGCAAATGTATGTTCCCGCATATATTTCTTCATGCATAGGGTGCTATGAATACTATGAGATTTTTTCTCCCCAATCTATTAATATTTAACTTTCATCTGCTTGCTTACAGTGGCAATCATCAATATTTTGTGCCTTAATTCTAGAGTACAAACTATTTTGATTGAATCCAATCTGTTATTACTTTTTGTATGTGTATCTCATGTGGCTCAGTTGCACAGAACCCATCTATTCTAACGATGTATCCTGCTGGACTAGGTAGATACCAGAGAACATGCAGCCAATGCCTGTTTTGAATCTCTAGTTATGGGCAATTGTGGATAAAAACTTCTAGACAATCCTTGATATCTCTTAATCTTTTTGCTAACTACTACTCCGTCCGATCCATAATAAGTgtcgcagttttgaactaaggttgaccttagttcaaaactgtgagacttattttggatcggagggagtaggtTATATCAAATTTGTATTGTCCATTAACATATAAATCAGTAGTAGCTTGTACAATGCTTTCGACACACGTTCTACTGTTCACTGCGCGGGCATTGTGAGCCTGCGATCAATTCTCTGGTGCACTCGGAAGAATAAAATAACAATTAGGTAAATATAATCAAATACTTATACTTACATACAAAACAGATGTCATATGTAAATAATTTTTAAAACAGCGCCTGGTTATTGTCACTTGGTTGCTTGACTTGGTGAAATCCTTAGTTCCTAATGTAAATTGTATCATCTACTCCGTATTTGACTAAGATTCACTTACCTTTATGTCTCACGAATTTAACGCTGTAGTGTTTACATTTTTGGTGTAAGCAGAGGTTTTTGTGTCAGTCTTGTTTATTTTCCATGCATCAGAATTTCGTAAGGTACTTGGCAAAAATAAAAAAGCAAAACATTCTACCCCCATGCTGCAACTATTTTGTGGCATCTCATAACACTGTATTATGAAGTTATGTTATACACAGTCACAGTATGTCATTATATGTGATGTACATGCAATTGATGTTGTTTTCACTTTTCAGTGATGCTATCCAGAAAGCTAAATGTTTCTTTGCTTATACTGAGATATTTCCGCTTCTGCATCCTTTTTTTTATTTGTGAATGAAGTCTTCCCTTTCTGCTCCCCAAGACACTACATTCCTGATGTTGAAATTGACCTTGCAGTTTCCGTATTACGAATTCGTCGATCGGGACATAATGTACAAAGTTGGATCATTGTTTTATGCAATATACTTCCTCGTCAGCTTTCCGATGTTCTCAAGGTAAAATTTGTCTGAATTTAGACGTGTACAACTGGTTTCATTGATAATGTCATTTTTGCTCTATTTCATATTGTTGATCTATCAGCTATGCATAGGGAGAATATTCTCCTTTGCTCCTCTATCTGCTATGACTTTATCTATCAAGCTCATTGTTAAACAGCAATATCTGGTTCTGAACTCGGTCAATGCCTGCGAAAACATTTACTTTTCTTGAGCTGGCTATCTTAAACATCACTAGCTTGAATACCCAAAATAATAAGTATACTTCTTAATTCCAACAACTTACTTTCGCTCACATCATCGCAGCTGGGTGGATAGGCCTCTCACTGTTTTCTCTTTACCTAGTTGTCAATCTCATAATCCATGTTCAACTCTGTGCAACTCTTATTTGGCATTCAGGATCGACGAAAAAGCAGAGAAGTGGGCCCTTTCCAGGGTAGCCGTCGACGCTCTGGGCGCAGCAATGCTCGTCACGATAATACTTGATTTATGGCGCATATTTCTGGGGCCAATCGTGCCCATCCCCGAATCAAGACGGTGTGGCCAGCCGGGGCTAGCATGGTTCCATGCGCAGAATGAAAGCGTCTAGTCCGGGAACGATGTGGATTCTTCTGTTCCCACGTGTACCGTTGGCTCTCCGCCAGTGCCAGCGTTCTTCAAGAATCAAGAATGTTCGCCTCTCCATTGGAGGGATGAAAATTGCACCGTCAAGGCGTGGTTCTTGCTGATTAATGGATCGATTTCTTGTCTGCATGTTGTATTTGCTTCGTGCGAATAGCGAACTGGTAATTTGTAAGTTCAGCCTGATCTCAGAAACCATCTTGAGTAAGGTGGAGGCAATGAAGATTTGATGTCAACCAGAAAGggatttttttttgtttgttgAGAAAACCAGAAAATGGATCTTGACGCACCACGGTCTGAGTGCGGCTCGACAGTACCCTTCGGGGTGTTTGGGGCATCATTTGTTCCGTGTGTGTCCGTTTGGGTTGAAATGAACAAAAACGACGAATCATGTCCACTACTTGGTGTTTGTCTGGACGTATTTTTGACCCAAATTTGGACAGGTTTGCGTCCACACGGATACGAGCGGACGCGTCGCGTGTCCTCTCGGTGTCCAGGTCTGCATGTCAGCCACACTTCTTGAGTGCGTCCTTTTGAATGACAAGTGTGGTGGGGGGCAGGCCTCATTCACTTCTCACCAAAAGTTCACATCTAGAGCGGGTGGTGGGAGGCCGGCCTCATTCACTTCTCGCCATAAGTCCACATCTAGAGCTTGCTCCCCAAACGCCAGCCGCGGTCATCATGGGCTTCTTCGGCCACAGCAAGCGTGGCAAGCATGACCACAAGGCTGGCTCATCGCGCTTATCTACACCCGATGAACAGTTAATTCATAAAAAAAtagtaattttttttaaaaaagctGATTTTTATTGGCATCAAAGATGATTGAGTGCGCAAGGAGCGTGCAGATTTTTGTGATGTTTGGACATTTGGGGAGCTCCAGGCGAAAAATACAAACTGAGTGGTGTACTTTTTCAAAGTTTCTTTCATAgccattttttctttttttttgccgTGACCTCCAGGAATGTCTGAATGTCAAGAATTTCTGGACACATCACGCATACAAGCATCTTGGATGCCAAAACAAAATGATTGTTTAGTTTTTTGGTATTGTAAATTATTTTACTGTTCACGCGCCGGGTGCAGATGCACTTGGGCACCAAATGGCTGCCTCCGCTATGTATGGCTCATTGTAGGAGTCATCCCATTCACCGCTCACTGCATCCGATTGACGGACAAACGTTGGTCTATAGAATTTGGCtatcttctgttttttcttcttcttgtttcTTTCATTCTTTTTGCTGCGTGGAGGTGATCATTTCTTGGAAAAAATTATAAATTAaaaagcgccatgtaattgcgtAAAGGATTCACGTATTTACAAAATGTTCATGTAATTTTAAAAAGCGTTCAGGTATATATTTATATAATATTTGTTTAAATAAATAAACACGTATAAAAAAAGTGTCGTTTAATTTTGAAAATTAGTTATGCCTTTTAAAAGAAGTTTCATGTAAATTTTAAAAATTCATTTATTTTACTAGAATTATGTGTAATTTTGAAAAATTCATGTAATTTGGAGAGGATTGTGTTATTTTAAAAAGTATTAATTCTTtttacaaaaataaaataaaaggtgTTCATGTACTTTTCAAATGTTTGGATATTTCTTAAAATGTTGGTGTATTTAAAATATGAAAAGGAAAAACATTAAAAAGATATAAAACTAAAAAACGAAAAGAAAAAATCTGGAAGAAAATCCGGAAAACACCAAAAAGAACGTAGCATATAAACGTTCTAAACGGGAAAAAACCGGAACGAAAGATCTTGTGCGTTATGGCCATGAACAAGCGAACGTATGGAAACCGTATGGGCCCTCCTTGCCGCTTCATAGGCTCTTCCATGTCCACACCTCACAAAAAAAAGGCTCTTCCATGTCCTTTGCGACTGTCCAACGCCCAATGCGAACCCCTTTCGGCCGCTCAAAAGAAAAAACGAGAACCgttctcaaaaaaagaaaagagaaccCCTTTCCATTTTCTTCACCATTTCACGACGTTTTTTTGGCATGTCATGTCCTACATAAATAAAAAAAGGGGGAAAAAAAAACGGAGACATGACGCTCCTCCGTTGAGAAGCTTTGCTGGCCGACGCCACGTGCATCCGTTCCACGTGATGAACAAACATGCATGCTACAACGGCTGAACGGCCGGTATCGATGCATTCAGTAACAAATCATCGTGAACCATGGACCGCTGCTGTTAACTTGGAGAAGATGACCCCAAATATGGCGCCAGCGCTATTTTATTCTCTTGCTTCAAAAGGACCCGAGCGACATGCCGGTACATCATGTTTGAGCATGGCACCCTGTGACGACGAGTAAACACCACGCGGGACGACGGGACCACCCAACGATTCCCGCGAAATTACGCACCACGTCCTGATACTCCTTCCGGTACGCCATGCGTTTCGTAGAGGAATCAGGACCAGGACCAGCAGCGGCAACAGTTCCAGAAGGAGGACCGCGCGCCGGCCGGACCACGGTACAATGCCATGCCACATGCCAGGGTGGGTTGGCGCGCCGGACCTTGTACGCTCCGCCTGCGCGCGCGTACGTCCAACCCAACCTAACCCGAGCCGTCATGAGTCCAAGCCCGGGAGGCAAAGCAGCAATGATCAacattcaaaaaaaaaaaagcagCAATGACGCTGCCGGCCGCGGCCTGTCTCAGGCTGGCGCGGGCAAAGCCAAAGCGGCAGCCTGAGCGCCACCCCACGCATGCCACCGCGGCTCGCACGTGCCGATGCCGTCTTTCGCTTTCAGCGGCGGCAGGGCTACCACGAGGCCGCCCTGACAGGCGGGTTCTGGCGGACGCTCTGGGGAGGGCCCTCTTGGCATTGAACGTAACGTGTCGGTGGACGGTTGGCGGGAGGAGCGTGATAACTGAGGAATGGggctgggctgctgctgctgacTGCTACCAACCGTGCGTTTGGCTTTGGCGCCACTGGCACCGGAATACTAGTTGCGTTGCGTTGCGTTGCATGGATGGATGGATTATACTTATACGTGAGCTGCCACCCACCGCATTGTTCCCCCACCCTTTCCGCATGACAAGCTGCCGccggatttttttcttttttttttgcgactGTGCCGCCGGATTTTTGTAATGCCAATGGAGCAAGGATCCAACCCAACCGTTGAGTGCGCCTGATCATTTTACCCAGCGCGGCACAAAACACGTGGGGCCTCCACACTTAGTAATAGCAGTACTACTACACTACTAGTGTGGTTTGGCATGAGCTCACGAAACGAAAGCCGGATGATTGTCGGCAGGACAAGGGAGGGAAACGCAATTCAATCTCTTATCTTACTTTAAACGGAAGGTGTTGCGACATACTAAATCGCGGTTACCTGTGAGTCATGGGGCGCTTCGGTCGAGGATGCTTCTACGACCCTTCTCCCATGTGTATCCCACGACGACTTGCTAGAAACGACATGCCATTCTCTTTACGAAGTGGACGATGTCGGTGTCACTAGCAATTAACATTAACAAAAGCGATGACATGCACATGCACCTCTTCCTCTTGGGTAATGCTTGTCACAAACCCTAGACTTAGGATCGAGCGGACTGTGCACAAGTCGCCTGAAAAACGACTCGGTGTAAGTTGATTATGCGAGTATTTTTTAAAAAATGTGATAGCTATTGCTTAACTTGGAGGACCAGCAGTGCTATTTCCTCGATTTAAAGTATCTGACCTCCCTGCCTCTGCCCATGTGGAGTGCACGCGTGGAGCCAGTCGCCCGCGACCATGCTGGTGCCGCGGCCCGCACTGGCGCTTTCACGTCACACGGAAGAATCCGGTGCCTCTAGACGGTCTGACCCAGCCAGCCATCACGCTTCTCCCGGCCGTCTAGTCATCTCTCATCCTTTCAAAACAAGACTCGTGAGTACAACTGAAACTGTTAACTTCTGCATGACGGCAGGATCAAAATTGACCAGGACATCTCTGTGCACGTAACCCCTCCATGATCTCAGGTCGCCGCCCAATGAACGATCGAGTGCTTGTTCTAGTTAACTAGATGACCCGTTGCGCCAATGGCGCAAAGGCCGAGAGCAAGCCAACTATTGAAAGAGTGTGCATCAAAATATGTTGACACATAATGAAACATATGGAAATAAGTATGGATTGATGATAAATAGATGATTGCTGATGATACATGTTTTCTAAGAAGCTTACGAACGATCATTTACAATGTTATAAGCAAGGAATGTAGATAGGCAGAGATACGTTAGACAGATGTATCGCTGGACGTTTAGAACGACTTCTTTGAGGAAACTCTTCATAACTGCTATTCTTCATGGACTGCATTGCTCAGAGCAGAAATTCCTTCGATATCATTGTCCAGGCTCCAATAATAGTGGTTTGTTTGTTTGCTGGAGATCATATTCAGACTGTGTTGTTATATCGCTAAGACGGTCAGGAACATATGTTAC
The sequence above is a segment of the Aegilops tauschii subsp. strangulata cultivar AL8/78 chromosome 6, Aet v6.0, whole genome shotgun sequence genome. Coding sequences within it:
- the LOC109767330 gene encoding cycloeucalenol cycloisomerase codes for the protein MAAVRRQAAAKRGGGGAAGKSAWLAADGSKRWGEKFFLLYTPFWLTLCLGVVVPFKLYESFTELEYLVLGLVSTVPAFVIPLLFVGKADSIRSLKDRYWVKANVWIIIFSYVGNYFWTHYFFTVLGASYTFPSWRMNNVPHTTFLLTHACFLFYHMASNMTLRRLRHSTAHLPQSIRWLFEAAWILALSYFIAYLETLAIANFPYYEFVDRDIMYKVGSLFYAIYFLVSFPMFSRIDEKAEKWALSRVAVDALGAAMLVTIILDLWRIFLGPIVPIPESRRCGQPGLAWFHAQNESV